The following proteins come from a genomic window of Diceros bicornis minor isolate mBicDic1 chromosome 4, mDicBic1.mat.cur, whole genome shotgun sequence:
- the LOC131404619 gene encoding T-cell surface glycoprotein CD1a-like isoform X3 gives MLFLQLPLLAILLPAGDSKDDFQEPVSFQIIQISSFYNRSWVRTLGSDPFEFQMAGCCKLHFGEASVGFMHVAYQGSDFMSFQNNSWLPSPEGGRRAQDVCNLFNGDKVGLEITHRFLSDTCPRLLLSLLDAGKADLQRQVMPEAWLSTGPSPCPGRLMLVCHVSGFHPKPIWVMWMRGEQEYLGTQRGDVLPNADGTWYLRKSLDVEVTEAAGLSCRVRHSSLGGQDIILYWEHHSSVGLIILAVIVPLVLLTGLAFWLRKRW, from the exons ATGCTCTTCCTGCAACTTCCATTGCTAGCAATTCTCCTCCCAGCTGGTGACAGTAAAGACG ACTTCCAGGAGCCAGTCTCCTTCCAAATCATCCAGATCTCATCCTTTTACAACCGTTCCTGGGTACGAACTCTGGGCTCAG ATCCCTTTGAGTTCCAGATGGCAGGATGCTGTAAGCTGCACTTTGGTGAGGCCTCAGTAGGCTTCATGCACGTTGCTTATCAAGGATCAGATTTCATGAGCTTCCAGAACAATTCATGGTTACCGTCTCCAGAGGGTGGACGTAGGGCTCAGGATGTCTGCAACCTATTCAATGGGGATAAAGTTGGCCTGGAAATAACACACAGGTTCCTCAGTGATACCTGTCCACGTCTCCTCTTGAGCCTCCTTGATGCAGGGAAGGCAGATCTCCAGCGACAAG TAATGCCAGAGGCCTGGCTGTCCACTGGCCCCAGTCCTTGTCCTGGCCGTCTGATGCTGGTTTGTCATGTCTCTGGCTTCCACCCAAAGCCTATTTGGGTGATGTGGATGCGGGGTGAGCAGGAGTATCTGGGCACTCAGCGAGGTGACGTCTTGCCCAATGCGGATGGGACATGGTATCTTCGGAAGTCCTTGGATGTGGAAGTCACTGAGGCAGCTGGCTTGTCTTGCCGGGTGAGACACAGCAGTCTAGGAGGCCAGGATATCATCCTCTACTGGG AACATCACAGCTCCGTGGGGTTGATCATCTTGGCAGTAATAGTGCCCCTGGTGCTTCTGACAGGTCTTGCATTTTGGCTTAGGAAGCGCTGGTGA
- the LOC131404619 gene encoding T-cell surface glycoprotein CD1a-like isoform X1: MLFLQLPLLAILLPAGDSKDDFQEPVSFQIIQISSFYNRSWVRTLGSGWLGELQTHGWVSDTGTIIFLWPWSKGNFSNEEWKEQEKLLHLSSIESLQTIHNHASQWQLEYPFEFQMAGCCKLHFGEASVGFMHVAYQGSDFMSFQNNSWLPSPEGGRRAQDVCNLFNGDKVGLEITHRFLSDTCPRLLLSLLDAGKADLQRQVMPEAWLSTGPSPCPGRLMLVCHVSGFHPKPIWVMWMRGEQEYLGTQRGDVLPNADGTWYLRKSLDVEVTEAAGLSCRVRHSSLGGQDIILYWEHHSSVGLIILAVIVPLVLLTGLAFWLRKRW, translated from the exons ATGCTCTTCCTGCAACTTCCATTGCTAGCAATTCTCCTCCCAGCTGGTGACAGTAAAGACG ACTTCCAGGAGCCAGTCTCCTTCCAAATCATCCAGATCTCATCCTTTTACAACCGTTCCTGGGTACGAACTCTGGGCTCAGGTTGGTTGGGTGAGTTGCAGACTCATGGGTGGGTGAGCGACACTGGTACTATCATTTTCCTGTGGCCCTGGTCCAAGGGCAACTTCAGCAATGAAGAGTggaaggaacaggaaaagttacTCCATTTGTCCTCCATTGAAAGTCTTCAGACAATCCACAACCATGCCAGTCAATGGCAGCTTGAGT ATCCCTTTGAGTTCCAGATGGCAGGATGCTGTAAGCTGCACTTTGGTGAGGCCTCAGTAGGCTTCATGCACGTTGCTTATCAAGGATCAGATTTCATGAGCTTCCAGAACAATTCATGGTTACCGTCTCCAGAGGGTGGACGTAGGGCTCAGGATGTCTGCAACCTATTCAATGGGGATAAAGTTGGCCTGGAAATAACACACAGGTTCCTCAGTGATACCTGTCCACGTCTCCTCTTGAGCCTCCTTGATGCAGGGAAGGCAGATCTCCAGCGACAAG TAATGCCAGAGGCCTGGCTGTCCACTGGCCCCAGTCCTTGTCCTGGCCGTCTGATGCTGGTTTGTCATGTCTCTGGCTTCCACCCAAAGCCTATTTGGGTGATGTGGATGCGGGGTGAGCAGGAGTATCTGGGCACTCAGCGAGGTGACGTCTTGCCCAATGCGGATGGGACATGGTATCTTCGGAAGTCCTTGGATGTGGAAGTCACTGAGGCAGCTGGCTTGTCTTGCCGGGTGAGACACAGCAGTCTAGGAGGCCAGGATATCATCCTCTACTGGG AACATCACAGCTCCGTGGGGTTGATCATCTTGGCAGTAATAGTGCCCCTGGTGCTTCTGACAGGTCTTGCATTTTGGCTTAGGAAGCGCTGGTGA
- the LOC131404619 gene encoding T-cell surface glycoprotein CD1a-like isoform X2, giving the protein MLFLQLPLLAILLPAGDSKDDFQEPVSFQIIQISSFYNRSWVRTLGSGWLGELQTHGWVSDTGTIIFLWPWSKGNFSNEEWKEQEKLLHLSSIESLQTIHNHASQWQLEYPFEFQMAGCCKLHFGEASVGFMHVAYQGSDFMSFQNNSWLPSPEGGRRAQDVCNLFNGDKVGLEITHRFLSDTCPRLLLSLLDAGKADLQRQVMPEAWLSTGPSPCPGRLMLVCHVSGFHPKPIWVMWMRGEQEYLGTQRGDVLPNADGTWYLRKSLDVEVTEAAGLSCRVRHSSLGGQDIILYWEHHSSVGLIILAVIVPLVLLTGLAFWLRKR; this is encoded by the exons ATGCTCTTCCTGCAACTTCCATTGCTAGCAATTCTCCTCCCAGCTGGTGACAGTAAAGACG ACTTCCAGGAGCCAGTCTCCTTCCAAATCATCCAGATCTCATCCTTTTACAACCGTTCCTGGGTACGAACTCTGGGCTCAGGTTGGTTGGGTGAGTTGCAGACTCATGGGTGGGTGAGCGACACTGGTACTATCATTTTCCTGTGGCCCTGGTCCAAGGGCAACTTCAGCAATGAAGAGTggaaggaacaggaaaagttacTCCATTTGTCCTCCATTGAAAGTCTTCAGACAATCCACAACCATGCCAGTCAATGGCAGCTTGAGT ATCCCTTTGAGTTCCAGATGGCAGGATGCTGTAAGCTGCACTTTGGTGAGGCCTCAGTAGGCTTCATGCACGTTGCTTATCAAGGATCAGATTTCATGAGCTTCCAGAACAATTCATGGTTACCGTCTCCAGAGGGTGGACGTAGGGCTCAGGATGTCTGCAACCTATTCAATGGGGATAAAGTTGGCCTGGAAATAACACACAGGTTCCTCAGTGATACCTGTCCACGTCTCCTCTTGAGCCTCCTTGATGCAGGGAAGGCAGATCTCCAGCGACAAG TAATGCCAGAGGCCTGGCTGTCCACTGGCCCCAGTCCTTGTCCTGGCCGTCTGATGCTGGTTTGTCATGTCTCTGGCTTCCACCCAAAGCCTATTTGGGTGATGTGGATGCGGGGTGAGCAGGAGTATCTGGGCACTCAGCGAGGTGACGTCTTGCCCAATGCGGATGGGACATGGTATCTTCGGAAGTCCTTGGATGTGGAAGTCACTGAGGCAGCTGGCTTGTCTTGCCGGGTGAGACACAGCAGTCTAGGAGGCCAGGATATCATCCTCTACTGGG AACATCACAGCTCCGTGGGGTTGATCATCTTGGCAGTAATAGTGCCCCTGGTGCTTCTGACAGGTCTTGCATTTTGGCTTAGGAAGCGCTG A